The following coding sequences lie in one Oncorhynchus kisutch isolate 150728-3 linkage group LG3, Okis_V2, whole genome shotgun sequence genomic window:
- the LOC109888418 gene encoding transcription factor PU.1-like, translating to MLHPYRMEGYLISPGPASEDMYEPDIYRQQMSEYSYPYVIDAESQGEHWDYHATHHVHPLDFDNLQEGHFTELQSVQQLHLPSMARYSDVDTLSLDPGLGGHNHALPPPVPYYPRAMGYLHPSPQTMRSSDDEEPGGRSPPLEVSDEECLRDHIAQVTRGELGNKKKIRLYQFLLDLLRNGDMKDSIWWVDRDKGTFQFSSKHKEALAHRWGVQKGNRKKMTYQKMARALRNYGKTGEVKKVKKKLTYQFSGEVLGGRSHLERRPYSHL from the exons ATGTTGCATCCGTACAGAATGGAGGGGTACCTCATCTCACCTGGTCCT GCATCAGAAGACATGTACGAACCCGACATCTATAGACAACAGATGTCAGAATATTCATATCCGTATGTCATCGATGCAGAGAGTCAAGGAG AACACTGGGACTATCACGCCACTCATCATGTTCATCCTCTGGACTTTGACAACCTCCAAGAGGGCCACTTCACTGAGCTCCAGAGTGTCCAGCAACTACATCTACCCAGTATGGCTCGTTACAGCGATGTTGACACTCTCTCTCTGGACCCTGGCCTTGGGGGACACAACCATGCCCTACCCCCACCG GTGCCATATTACCCTCGTGCCATGGGCTACTTGCACCCCTCTCCTCAGACGATGAGGAGCTCAGACGACGAGGAGCCAGGAGGCCGCAGCCCTCCACTAGAAGTGTCTGATGAAGAGTGTCTGAGAGACCACATTGCCCAAGTAACAAGGGGAGAATTGG GCAACAAGAAGAAGATCCGTCTGTACCAGTTCCTGCTGGATCTGCTGAGGAATGGGGACATGAAGGACAGTATCTGGTGGGTGGACAGGGACAAGGGCACCTTCCAGTTCTCCTCGAAACACAAGGAGGCACTGGCACATCGGTGGGGCGTACAGAAGGGCAACCGCAAGAAAATGACCTACCAGAAGATGGCACGGGCTCTTCGCAACTACGGCAAGACAGGCGAGGTCAAAAAGGTCAAGAAGAAGCTGACTTATCAGTTCAGTGGTGAAGTGCTAGGGGGGAGGTCTCACTTGGAGAGGAGGCCATATTCCCATTTGTAG